The Molothrus ater isolate BHLD 08-10-18 breed brown headed cowbird chromosome 6, BPBGC_Mater_1.1, whole genome shotgun sequence genome segment tttgggaggtTCCACTGAGCCAGAGTTGCCAGTCTCTTCCCCTGACAAGAGTGGCACCAGGGTATCTGGTTTCTGCAGCTGCCTACAAATGCAGTGGTGGAAGCAGGCAGGAGTGTGGCAGCACATTGAGGGATGTGCTACAGCCTCTGTTCAGTGAGGGTCTGTTACCACCCACATCCCTTGAGTCGGTTTTCTTTACaatctgcttttcccttccctctccatctcCCCACAGTTTGGTGACTTGAAAATCCTGGATCAGACCTTTGGGGAGGCCACGAAGCAGCCAGGCATAACATTTGTCGCTGCCAAGTTTGATGGTATCCTGGGCCTGGCATTCCCAAAGATCTCTGTGGAGGGCGCCGAGCCTTTCTTCGATAACGTCATGAAACAGAAGCTGGTTGAGAAAAATATGTTCTCTTTCTACCTGAACAGGTAGTGTTGGGTTTGATGGCACACCCCTGGTTGCGAGGGCAAGCCCAGTgggcttttctctgttttccagtAGCACATCTGCTGTTTTACACTCTGGACAGCACTTCCCAGTTGGGGAAGGCACAGCAAGTTCTGCTTGCAGGAGCAGTCAGGACAAAATCTCTTACGTTTGCTGCTCTGAAGTAAGAAGAAGGGAAGTAGAAATGCAGTTCTTTTACTGATAAAAAGCTGGGTGGATCTGTGACCAGATTTCTTAACTGATGAATAGACAGAGGATGTTTccagaggaaagagaaataaaaataagcgGGGCTGTGTTCATGAGATTGATATTAGTGCAGTCCCTTTTGAGAGGTAAACAGCCCTAGTCTGCTGCCAAAATCTGTAAGCCATGTGGTCACCACCATGTCACCTCCCCAGCAAGGGTGCCCCCCATCAGTCATCACTAATGAGGGGGGCAGTGCTCTCTCACCACCCTGGGAGatcctcctctgcagctgccagcaccttcccacccactgctgctccctgcaggacacGCCATCACTTTCCTGGCACCACGGCAGCAACTCTGAACTACTTCAGCCCAAAAAGTAGCACGCCTGGGGCAGagagggctgctgctggccattCAAGCACCAGCCCTCCCCCATCACCATATTTCTTCCCATCTGCTCAGCAGTGAGCTCTTATCTGATGGTAACCTTGAGGATTCATTCAAGGCTGCTGGTTGGCAGAGTTGAGTGCAGATAACCTAACCCTGCATcagctgtgtccagccctgcacaggcactTTTTACAAGCTGATTCAGGAAGTCCCTGTGTCAGTGCTTAGTTCCCCTTTGCCATCCCCCTTCCCTTCCATGAGTTTCTTCAGGTTTCTCTGAGAAAGTACCAGGTGAAAAGCTGCAGGATGCTTTGACTGGGCCAAAATATTCCtatttccccatcccagcctaTTTCACAGTACCTGCCCTTATATTGATAGAATATAGCATGACATAATTTATCTGTCTCCAGTACTGTTAATGCTGTGCTTCACCTCCAAGCACCCCAGCAGGTGTTTTGGGAGGCATTGAAGCAGGTTGTTCTCACCCAGGCCCTTGATGTTCACaggtttggttgttgtttttcagAGATCCCTCTGGTGTCCCTGGCGGTGAGATGGTCCTGGGAGGGACCGACCCCAAGTATTACAAGGGCGAGTTCAGCTGGTTTAATGTGACACGCAAGGCCTACTGGCAGATCCACATGGACTCGTAAGTTCCCCATCCACCTAACTACATGCAGGGGTCACATGTGCTGACAGCACAGGCCTGAGGCTTCAGTGAGACCCTCCTCGAAAAGGAATCATCCCTGCAAAACATccacaccaaaaaaagcagattaaatcCCACCCTAGGACTGGATTGTTTGTCGCTGGAAGGAGACAAAAGGCAGAAGCCATAAGGAGATGTTCTGCAAAATCCTTTCCTCTTGTTTGTGCCTTGACCCGTGACCTTTGAAAGGAtgcctgctgcatccctgcaaaGCAGAGAAGAATGCCAGTGTGTCCTCCTTGCAGGCAGGGCGAGCCCCATAGATGAAGCCCCAGTTGTGCTCAGCTCTCAGCAAGGCCTGAGCTGCATGGCTGTCCTGCACACAGCTCCGGAGGAGCAGGATGAGGCCTCAGGAAGCCAGCCCTTGACTGAAGGGCACGGCGCAGCAATCAGCGCGCATTGTTGGAGGCAcaggggaggagagcaggctgAGCTGACGGCCGCCAGCCCCACGGTCTATTCTGAGCTCTCCCACGTGATGGGAACTTAAAAGTGCCCTGTGATCAGAGTGTGTCCTTTTCCTGGGAATTGCATCCCTCCCCAGCACGGCGTTTCAGTTCTCAtttttccccagagctgcagcgTTGGCAGAGTATGGCAGACCCTTGGCGAGAAGGCTTTGTCTTTCTgcactgctgtgaaatgcaatGCGGGCGAGGAGGCCAAGCAGCTCCTGGCTTGCCTTTTCTCTGCACAGGAACCCTTCCCTTGCCCATGGCTGTCACAGCAcccttttaaccctttttttcctgcagtagCACAGTACTGTAAAAGTCCATAATTCTTTGTCCTTAGCTCTCTCCCATGTCCATTAGCTGTGGCACTAGCTCTGGAGTGCAGGTAGCAGGCAGGGTATGAGGCAGCATCCAGGCTCTCTGCAGAAATGCAGTTACACTTCAAGGCACCTGCTCAGTCACGAGCAGACAACAGAGAGCCAGGGGGTCTGTGCACTGAGTTGGTGCTGCATCAGTGTTTCTGAACATCTGTCCTTCCTGGATGGGTGTCTCTTACAGCCCTCCCTTGCCTGCCTGCATACTGCTTCCCGCAGCCTTCTCTGGAAGGCCTTTAAGGGTTGTCTAATGTCTGGTTATCTCTCCCCAGGGTGGATGTTGCCAACGGGCCAAGCCTGTGTGAGGGGGGCTGTGAGGCCATCGTGGACACAGGAACTTCACTCATCACTGGCCCCACTAACGAAGTGAAGAAGATACAGCAGGCCATTGGTGCAAAACCACTCATAAAAGGCGAGGTGAGTCTGGGCTGAAAATGTGGAGGTCTATGGCCATCACAGCACCTATGCTTGCACCCTACTTTGTACCCAAATGCTTGTTGAGACCTAgtctcctgctccctctcatCTTTgttcccaggctgtgctcctggaaaagccactggcacagcaggggcCCCTTCATCTCTTCACCCTGGGCAGCATGCACTGCCCTACTCATGCTCACGGTTAGAAAGCCCAGGTCCCATGAACTTTGGGAAGCTTTGAGTCTCTTCTGCCACCCATCTCTGGAAGGTGGAAGAGAAGGGATCTGAGGTGCAGCTGAGACAAAGGATTCACATTAATATTAGTCCAGAGACACTTTAATTAAAGTATATTTCATGAAAATGGCAACTCTTTGTATGAAAGTTTTCAACCATCAAAGCTAATCTCACAAGACTCTTTTCCCTCCCTAAAATTGTGGAAGAATATGGATTATAAAGACCCTGTAGAAAAAAATTGCCTGTTCTGAAAGCTCTCCCAAATCAGAGCCATGAGCATTTGTTGGGCTTTTCTGCAGTGTCAGAGACCCGAAGCTGCAGCAACAGTTGGCTTAGACCTGCCATCGTCCCCAAGGCTTGCCATTGTTAGTGAAACTGGTTTTGTCTGTGTActgagccacagctgcctctcctctggTAAAAACCCCCAGCCATGCCACATCAGCTGTGGCACCCTAGGACTCAGCAGAGCCAAAAGCTGAATCCAACATCCTTTGGCTCCATGCCTATCCATAAAGCCCTCTTGCCCCTCAACTTGGAGCCCTAGGCAGGGAGCAGACTATTTATCCCAGCTCGAGCTTCTGCACTCTTAAGCTGAGCTGGTTTTAGGGAAAACCACAGCAAAGATGTGACTGTGCTCAAAGAAGACTGTGGGAGAGTGTGGGAGGTCCAATCTAAAGCCTTTACTGTTGCAATTTCAGTACATAATTCCCTGTGAAAAAGTGCCAACCCTGCCTGTCATCACAATGAAAATAGGAGGGAAGTCCTTCAACCTCACAGGAGAAAAGTATGTCCTCAAGGTACGTCCAGGCAGATTTTTCCGGCCTTATGCTTCTTCCCCAAGGCCTGGCTTTTGCTTCCACTGCAAAAAAACACGAAAGCAGCcaaagcagtgctggagctggtgctcAGGAAGAAATCTGAAAGGTAGCAGGATGGTTAAGGAAGGGGAGGTAAGCTGTTGCATCACTTTCAACAAACATTTAGCTCTTTTCTGCTGCATTCTGGTGCCATGAGGCCAGCTTTATTATAGCAGAGGCCACCAGCCTGTCATTTAAGCCATCTGAATCAACTCACAAGGACCATCTTGTGCAGATCTTCACCAGTGGCTCTAATTCAGAGCTGTGTGGGCTGGGAGGTTTATGGCCATGTGCAGCTTTGCTTGATGCTTTAGTGCTTAAGGGAGGGGGAGCTGGGTTTGCAGTCACAGAAGCAGTGGGTTGGGGGTCACTTTTGCAATCTGTGGATCTCAGTCTGGGAGAGGCTGAAGCAAAGGCAGCCTTGCAGATGTTCTTGCCAAGCCTGCAAGGTTGAGGAAAGGGAATGGCCTGCTTAAATTGAATCTCTCACTCTTCTTTCTAGATGAGTGCACAAGGAGAAACTATCTGCATGAGTGGCTTTTCAGGCCTGGACATCCCACCCCCCGGGGGCCCACTCTGGATCCTGGGAGATGTCTTTATTGGACCCTACTACTCCGCCTTTGACCGTGATAACAACTGTGTTGGCTTTGCCACAAGTGCCTAAACAGCTGCCCCCCACTGCCTCTGCCACACACACACTTAAACACACATGGGAGCTGTAGAGAAAGGTTACCAGTATTAGAAATCCAGTGagtggaaaggagaaaaaaaaaaaaaaggaaaaagaaatggaactAGATTTAAAACTACATG includes the following:
- the CTSD gene encoding cathepsin D → MGLRGLLLLLALAGSCAALIRIPLTKFPSMRRILREAGSEIPDMNAITESIKYKLGFAEEGKPTPEILKNYMDAQYFGVIGIGTPPQNFTVIFDTGSSNLWVPSVHCSILDIACMVHHKYDSSKSSTYAKNGTKFAIRYGTGSLSGFLSQDVVTFGDLKILDQTFGEATKQPGITFVAAKFDGILGLAFPKISVEGAEPFFDNVMKQKLVEKNMFSFYLNRDPSGVPGGEMVLGGTDPKYYKGEFSWFNVTRKAYWQIHMDSVDVANGPSLCEGGCEAIVDTGTSLITGPTNEVKKIQQAIGAKPLIKGEYIIPCEKVPTLPVITMKIGGKSFNLTGEKYVLKMSAQGETICMSGFSGLDIPPPGGPLWILGDVFIGPYYSAFDRDNNCVGFATSA